A genomic region of Manihot esculenta cultivar AM560-2 chromosome 15, M.esculenta_v8, whole genome shotgun sequence contains the following coding sequences:
- the LOC110602656 gene encoding HVA22-like protein k isoform X2, which translates to MAGLQLLLYPFNSNIVVRTACCSVGTVLPVYATFKAIENKDQVEQQKWLLYWAAYGTFSVAEAFADKILSWFPLYYHVKFAFLVWLQLPSVNGARQLYMSHLRPFLLRHQARLDQIVEYLHREMYKFVSTHQAEFKFAKALFLKVMASVHHMVQDLVHPGQREASGAFRGPARRIQDSQSDDEGLK; encoded by the exons ATG GCTGGTTTGCAATTGCTTCTTTATCCGTTTAATTCCAACATTGTCGTCCGCACAGCATG CTGTTCTGTGGGGACTGTTTTACCTGTCTACGCAACATTCAAGGCCATTGAGAATAAAGATCAGGTGGAGCAACAAAAATGGCTTCTCTATTGGGCAG CTTATGGAACTTTCAGTGTTGCTGAAGCGTTTGCAGATAAAATTCTGTCCTG GTTTCCTCTCTACTATCATGTGAAGTTCGCATTTCTTGTTTGGCTACAGCTTCCTTCTGTCAAT GGAGCCAGGCAATTGTATATGAGCCATTTACGGCCATTCCTATTGAGGCACCAAGCTAGACTTGATCAAATTGTGGAGTATCTGCATCGTGAAATG TACAAATTTGTCAGTACACATCAAGCAGAATTCAAATTTGCTAAGGCACTTTTTCTGAAAGTTATGGCATCAG TGCACCATATGGTTCAGGATCTTGTTCACCCAGGACAAAGAGAAGCAAGTGGTGCCTTCAGAGGCCCAGCGAGGCGTATCCAGGATTCACAATCTGATGATGAAG GCCTAAAGTGA
- the LOC110602656 gene encoding HVA22-like protein k isoform X1 codes for MAGLQLLLYPFNSNIVVRTACCSVGTVLPVYATFKAIENKDQVEQQKWLLYWAAYGTFSVAEAFADKILSWFPLYYHVKFAFLVWLQLPSVNGARQLYMSHLRPFLLRHQARLDQIVEYLHREMYKFVSTHQAEFKFAKALFLKVMASVHHMVQDLVHPGQREASGAFRGPARRIQDSQSDDEGQGILPN; via the exons ATG GCTGGTTTGCAATTGCTTCTTTATCCGTTTAATTCCAACATTGTCGTCCGCACAGCATG CTGTTCTGTGGGGACTGTTTTACCTGTCTACGCAACATTCAAGGCCATTGAGAATAAAGATCAGGTGGAGCAACAAAAATGGCTTCTCTATTGGGCAG CTTATGGAACTTTCAGTGTTGCTGAAGCGTTTGCAGATAAAATTCTGTCCTG GTTTCCTCTCTACTATCATGTGAAGTTCGCATTTCTTGTTTGGCTACAGCTTCCTTCTGTCAAT GGAGCCAGGCAATTGTATATGAGCCATTTACGGCCATTCCTATTGAGGCACCAAGCTAGACTTGATCAAATTGTGGAGTATCTGCATCGTGAAATG TACAAATTTGTCAGTACACATCAAGCAGAATTCAAATTTGCTAAGGCACTTTTTCTGAAAGTTATGGCATCAG TGCACCATATGGTTCAGGATCTTGTTCACCCAGGACAAAGAGAAGCAAGTGGTGCCTTCAGAGGCCCAGCGAGGCGTATCCAGGATTCACAATCTGATGATGAAGGTCAAGGCATTCTTCCTAACTAG